In one Myxococcaceae bacterium JPH2 genomic region, the following are encoded:
- a CDS encoding NDP-sugar synthase — MKAMVLCAGLGTRLRPLTERWPKPALPFLGQPLLRYHLSVLKAAGVTAVGINTHHLPDTMAAVARAECERAGLPLHVVHEPVIQGTGGGIRGLRDFLRDDDFLVFNGDILFPVDLRPVVAAHRASGAVATMVLLPMPEGESYAAVELDSGGQVRRIAGFGPGGEGLSPWHFTGVHVMSPRVFDFMSAAGAEDINRDVYVRVMQAGLPVRGAQVEAYWSDLGTPSRYLATVRDALSGRVPLGSLGADSPLAGLRPTAGQVWVHPEARVASSAELQGPAFIGARAVVDAGAQVGACVAVGEGARVGQGARLTRCAVFEDTEVASAEALTEVLAWGPHRVPAPLSGP; from the coding sequence ATGAAGGCGATGGTCCTCTGCGCGGGCCTGGGCACGCGCCTGCGCCCGCTCACTGAGCGTTGGCCCAAGCCGGCGCTGCCCTTCCTGGGGCAGCCGCTGTTGCGCTACCACCTGTCGGTGCTGAAGGCCGCGGGCGTGACGGCGGTGGGCATCAACACGCACCACCTGCCGGACACCATGGCGGCGGTGGCGCGTGCCGAGTGCGAGCGCGCGGGCCTTCCGCTGCACGTCGTCCACGAGCCCGTCATCCAGGGGACGGGCGGTGGCATTCGAGGCCTGCGGGACTTCCTCCGCGACGATGACTTCCTCGTCTTCAACGGGGACATCCTCTTCCCGGTGGACCTGCGGCCGGTGGTGGCCGCGCATCGCGCGTCGGGCGCGGTGGCGACCATGGTGCTCTTGCCCATGCCGGAAGGAGAGTCCTACGCGGCGGTGGAGCTGGACTCAGGAGGGCAGGTGCGCCGCATCGCGGGCTTCGGCCCTGGTGGCGAGGGCCTGTCTCCCTGGCACTTCACCGGCGTGCACGTGATGTCGCCGCGCGTCTTCGACTTCATGTCGGCTGCCGGTGCCGAGGACATCAACCGCGATGTGTACGTGCGGGTGATGCAGGCCGGGCTGCCCGTGCGAGGGGCCCAGGTGGAGGCGTACTGGTCCGACCTGGGCACGCCCTCGCGCTATCTGGCCACGGTGCGCGATGCGCTCTCGGGGCGTGTGCCGCTGGGCTCGCTGGGCGCGGACTCGCCGCTCGCGGGACTGAGGCCCACGGCGGGACAGGTCTGGGTGCATCCCGAGGCGCGTGTGGCCTCGTCCGCTGAACTCCAGGGCCCGGCCTTTATCGGCGCACGCGCGGTGGTGGATGCGGGCGCGCAGGTGGGCGCTTGCGTGGCGGTGGGCGAGGGCGCGCGAGTGGGGCAGGGCGCTCGGCTCACGCGGTGCGCGGTGTTCGAGGATACTGAGGTGGCTTCCGCGGAGGCGCTGACCGAGGTGCTTGCCTGGGGACCGCACCGCGTGCCCGCGCCATTGTCGGGCCCCTAG
- a CDS encoding Stp1/IreP family PP2C-type Ser/Thr phosphatase gives MRIEVAGSTHVGMKRNHNEDNYLVLAEENLCCVADGMGGHSSGEIASRIAVDELGEFYRMTSKDQDATWPFKMDKARSYDENRLSTGIKLANARIFERASADSKYKGMGTTIVSLHFASDVAYVGHVGDSRVYFFRAGTLKQVTEDHSLLNDYLKAKKLTPEEIENFPHKNVIVRALGMKEQVQVDVSRVEPQQGDVFLLCSDGLSGMVTDAQMQDILARTPELEKACGQLIDLANAAGGNDNVTCVLARYHAS, from the coding sequence ATGCGCATCGAGGTAGCTGGCAGCACCCACGTCGGGATGAAGCGGAACCACAACGAGGACAACTACCTCGTGCTCGCGGAGGAGAACCTCTGCTGTGTGGCCGATGGCATGGGCGGTCACTCGTCCGGAGAGATTGCCAGCCGCATCGCCGTGGACGAGCTGGGTGAGTTCTACCGGATGACGTCCAAGGACCAGGACGCGACCTGGCCCTTCAAGATGGACAAGGCGCGCAGCTACGACGAGAATCGCCTGTCCACGGGCATCAAGCTCGCCAACGCGCGCATCTTCGAGCGAGCCAGCGCGGACTCGAAGTACAAGGGCATGGGCACCACCATCGTGTCCCTGCACTTCGCCAGCGACGTGGCCTACGTGGGCCATGTCGGCGACAGCCGCGTGTACTTCTTCCGCGCCGGCACGCTCAAGCAGGTGACGGAGGACCACTCGCTCCTCAACGACTACCTCAAGGCCAAGAAGCTCACGCCGGAGGAGATCGAGAACTTCCCCCACAAGAACGTCATCGTCCGGGCGCTGGGGATGAAGGAGCAGGTGCAGGTGGACGTGTCGCGCGTGGAGCCCCAGCAGGGCGACGTCTTCCTGCTCTGCTCGGACGGCCTGAGCGGCATGGTGACGGACGCGCAGATGCAGGACATCCTCGCGCGCACGCCCGAGTTGGAGAAGGCCTGCGGTCAGCTCATCGACCTGGCCAACGCCGCGGGCGGCAACGACAACGTCACCTGCGTGCTCGCCCGCTACCACGCTTCCTGA
- a CDS encoding DUF192 domain-containing protein, with product MRWRVNNETRQRLLADQADRAESFVQRFQGLMGRTELPVGQGLHIVPCNSIHTFFMRIAIDVAFLDKEGRVVKQMAALPPWRATSVYFRAHSVLELPAGVLTASGTQEGDLLSFEPVRPSTEGGGAG from the coding sequence ATGCGCTGGAGGGTGAACAACGAGACGCGGCAGCGACTGCTCGCGGACCAGGCCGACCGGGCCGAGTCCTTCGTGCAGCGCTTCCAGGGACTGATGGGGCGCACGGAGCTCCCGGTGGGCCAAGGGCTCCACATCGTCCCCTGCAACTCCATCCATACGTTCTTCATGCGCATCGCCATCGACGTGGCCTTCCTGGACAAGGAAGGGCGCGTCGTCAAGCAGATGGCGGCATTGCCTCCCTGGCGGGCCACTTCGGTGTACTTCCGGGCCCACTCGGTGCTGGAGCTTCCGGCGGGTGTCCTCACCGCCAGCGGCACCCAGGAAGGCGATTTGTTGAGTTTCGAGCCCGTCCGCCCCTCGACCGAGGGCGGGGGGGCTGGCTGA
- a CDS encoding tRNA (cytidine(34)-2'-O)-methyltransferase — protein MIEPLARPLHLVLVSPQIPPNTGNVARLCAVTGCRLILVEPLGFSIDDRHLKRAGLDYWDKVFLRLYPTYDAYVADYPEARRWLFSARAERTLYSARFEPGDHLVFGSEVSGLPPEVVEGVTGTPLTIPMLPERRSLNLSTSVGIGTYEALRQIQLGAAAGQA, from the coding sequence ATGATTGAGCCCCTGGCGCGTCCGCTTCACCTCGTTCTTGTCTCGCCCCAGATTCCCCCCAACACCGGCAACGTGGCCCGGCTGTGCGCGGTGACGGGCTGCCGCCTCATCCTGGTGGAGCCGCTGGGGTTCTCTATTGACGACCGGCACTTGAAGCGCGCCGGGCTTGACTACTGGGACAAGGTCTTCCTGCGGCTGTATCCCACCTATGACGCCTACGTGGCGGACTACCCGGAGGCTCGGCGCTGGCTGTTCTCGGCGCGGGCGGAGCGGACCCTGTACTCGGCGCGGTTCGAGCCGGGGGATCATCTGGTGTTCGGCTCGGAGGTCTCGGGGCTGCCCCCCGAGGTGGTGGAGGGCGTCACGGGGACCCCCCTGACGATTCCCATGCTGCCCGAGCGCCGGAGCCTGAACCTGTCCACCTCGGTGGGGATTGGGACGTACGAGGCCCTGCGGCAGATCCAACTCGGGGCAGCGGCCGGGCAGGCCTGA